CTTTGTGGCGATTGATCATCTTGTTCGCGGCGCATTCTGGCCGGAATCCGTCTACGGAGTGATTGCCGCCGCCCCTTGGCGAACGTTTGAGCACACGGTCTGGGTGCTCTTTGAGACCGTATTTCTTCTCTGGGGCGTCGCTCAAAGTCAACGACAGTTGTGGACGCTGGCGCTTCTGCAAGTCTCATTGCAGCGTGAATGCAGTCTCCTGGAGATCCGCGTCGCGCAGCGAACTGCCGAGGCTCGAGAAAAGCAGATGCATCTCGATTCTGTGCTCGCCGCTCTCCCCACGCCAATCTACTGGCAAAGCGTCGAGGGCAAATACGAGGGGTGCAACGCCGCTTTCGCGCGGCATCTCGGCCTTGTCGCCCCGCAGGACGTCGTCGGCAAGTCCGATCGAGATCTGCCCTGGCAAGCCGAATCGGAGGAAATGAATGCACGAGCGGTTTCAGACGTACTGACGGCGACGGAGCCGCTGACGACGGAAGAGGTCCACCAGCTTCCAGACGGCCCCAAGACGGTGGTGGCGAGCCGCACTGTACTGGGTGCGACGACCGGCGAACTCAAGGGCGTTCTTGGCACGTACACCGATATTACCGATCGTAAGGCCCTGGAAACGCAAGTTTTGCAACTCCAGAAACAGGAGGCGCTCGGCCAATTGGCGGCCGGAATCGCGCATGAAATCAATACGCCCATGCAATGCGTCAGCGGCAACGTAGAGTTTCTTAAGAATTCGTGCAATCGCCTGTTCGCCGTGATCGACAGTTACACCAAAGCGCTTGACTTGCCCGAGAGAAATTGGCATGTGCGAATGGACGAGATCAACCAGGTCGTCAAAGCGACTCGGTTTGAGCATATTCGCGACCAAGTTCCCGAAGCAATCCAAGAGGCATCGGAAGCGGTTAAGAGAGTCATCGAGATCGTTCGGGCCATGAAGTCGATGTCGCATCCAGGAACGCAAGACAGAGTCGGCGTCGACGTCAACGAGCTCATCAAGAACGCGGGGACCATCTCGCGCAATCGCTGGAAGGACTACGCCGACGTCCGTTACGAATTTGACGAGTCGATTGGCACCGCGTTCCTGTTCCCTGCCGAGATTAACCAAGTGCTGCTCAACATGATTGTCAATGCGGCTGACGCGATCGCCGAGAAGGGCGATGAAGGCAATCGCGGGACAATCACGATTCGTACCGCCCAGCAAAACTCCGACCTGTTGCTTGAAATCGAGGATACCGGATGCGGAATGTCTGACGAAGTGCGAAGGAGAATCTTCGAACCGTTCTTCACGACCAAGGACGTCGGCAAGGGAACGGGCCAAGGACTTGCCATAACCTACGACGCCATCGCGCGAAGGCATGGCGGAACGATCGAGGTGTCAAGTGCAGTCGGCCTTGGCACGACCTTCAGAATCCGACTCCCCCAGAGCCTGTCGAGCGTCGACGGCGAGTCGTGCGGACAAGAAGCGGTTGTCGCAGACGGGGCGTGACAAGTCGATTTCGCTTGCAGGTGCAAGCGGCACGCATCAGCAGGAACAGCAGATCGCTATTCACTAGGGGCCATCCATGACCGCCAAGATTCTCTTCGTCGACGACGACCCGACCTTGCTTCGCAGCATCGAGCGCAATCTCTGTATGGATTATGATATCGAGCTGGCCGAGTCGGGCAGCGAGGGGCTGACGAAGATTGCATCTACGGAAGCGTATTCGGTCGTAGTCAGCGACATGCGGATGCCGAAAATGAACGGCATTCAGTTCATCAACGAGGCCCGTAAGATTGCCCCTGACACTGTCTACATCATGTTGACAGGCAATCAGGACGTGAACACGGCGACTCAGGCCGTCAACGAAGGGAACGTCTTTCGATTCCTCAACAAGCCTTGTCAGATGGAGGATATCCGCAAGACGCTCGAGTTGGCGCAGCGGCAGTACGAACTTGTCGTCGGGGAGAAACAGCTTCTGCATCGGACGTTCGTCGGCGCCGTCGGGGTGCTGACGGACGTCATCGAGTCCTTGCAGCCGAACCTTGTGCAGCAGTCGGGGCGTGTCGGCGCAGTCGTGAAGGAGCTTGAGGGTCGACTTGACATTCCCGAACGTTGGGAAAGTCGCCTCGCCGGTCGGCTGGCGTTCCTGGGGTTGGCGCTGCTTCCCGACCCCTTGCAGCGTCAGTTCTGTTTTCTGTCCCCCGTGGATCCGGAAGCTCCTCAGCTCATGGGAGCCGTTGCCGAATCTTCCGCGCGCCTGATCGAGAGAATTCCGCGACTTGACGATGTTGCGCAGATTATTCGGCTTCAATTACAGGTTGACGGGCAATTGCCTTCCGGCGGAGATGAACGCCAACGGAATCTGAAGTTGGCTGCGGCGCTGTTGAGGATTGGCACTCACTGGGCGGCGCTGATTGGCAACGGCATGAACAATACCGCTGCAGTCCAAGAATTGAAACAGGCTTTTCCGAAGATCGATCCTCGTCTGTGCATTGCCTTGAGCGAGATGGACGAAGATGCGTCCAGCCCGGAGACGGTCGAGGTGGATGTGGATCACTTGCGAGAGGGAATGATCATTGCCACCGACGTCGTGTCGCCGGACGGTGCGCTGTTGCTACGCAAAGGGCGCCGGCTTACCCGCGCCGTGATCGAGAAGATCCATTTGCACTCCTCGGATTCGCGAAAAAGGCGAATGCTGACCGTGGTGAAGTTGCCTGAGGATCAATACGGGGCTTTCCCCCTCCGCTCGCCAGGAATCGGCTCCTTTGCGGTGAACGAAAATGCCTTTGGCTAGTATGCCGGCGGGTTCGCGGCATTTGCGCGAGTTGCGATAGCCCAGGACTTCCGGACAGCGCGAGCGGATTAGCGCTTCGCCAGCGCGTCGCGAATCTCTCGCAGCAGCACGACGTCTTCCGGAGGCGCCGCGGGGGCCGCTTGCTCCTTTTTCTTCAGCGTGTTCATCGCCTTGATGACAAGGAACAGCGCGAAGGCCACGATGACGAAATCCAGCAAGGCCTGAGCGACGGCGCCCCAGCCGATGGATGCCGAGCTTCCTCCTTCCACCACCGGGGGCAGTTGCCAGGCCATATCCGACACGTCGGAATTGCCGGTCAGATAGGCGGTCAGCGGCGCGAAGACTTTTTCCACGAGCGACGTGACGATCTTCCCGAACGCCCCGCCGATGACGATGCCGACGGCCATGTCGACCACGTTGCCGCGCATGGCGAACTCTTTGAACTCTTTCAGCATGCCCATGTGGGGAATCCTTCGCAGGGGTCCGAGGAACGCAAACGGCGCGTCGCGATGCAACCTGCTTGGACGAGCCACGCGCAGGCGAATCCCCCCAATGCGGGGGTGCGCCGGCGAGTTCTAACCCAACTCGCGCGATTCTCGCAAGACGGAAACGACCGCTTGAAGGTCGGCGGGCAGCGGAGCGGTCGCCTCGACGGGCTTTCCCGTCGCCGGATGGGTGAATGCGATCCGATGGGCGTGCAGGGCCTGCCGCTCGAGCATGACCCAAGAATCCGCCTGCCCGGCCCCGAGTCGTTTGCAGCGCGTGATTGCCCGCAATTCGCCGAGCGTGATCTTGGCTCGGCCCCCGTAGAGCCGGTCGCACAAGACGGGCACGCCGACGTGCGCCAGGTGGAGCCGAATCTGGTGAGTTCGCCCTGTCTTGGGTTGCGCCCGCACCAGCGCGAACCCCGGGTACCGCTCGACGGCTTCGTAAAAAGTCTGCGCCGGCCGACTGTCGGGGTGCTCGGGCCGCAGGGCCATCTTCTCCCGGCTGGTCGGGTGGGGGCCGATCGCCCGATCGATCAGGTCCCGATCCCGATCGAGTCGTCCCGCCACGATCGCCAGATACTCCTTCTGAACCGTGCGATCGTGAAACTGCCGGGCCAGTTCCGTGTGCGCCGCGTCATGTTTGGCGACGACGATCACGCCGCTCGTGTCGCGGTCGAGCCGATGGACGATTCCTGGCCGCGCGGCGCCCCCGGTCGTGCTCAATTGCCCGAAGCGGTGAACGAGTGCGCTGGCCAGCGTGCCGGCCCAGTGCCCCTTGGCGGGGTGAACCACCATGCCGGGCGGCTTGTCGACGACGACCAGATGCTCGTCCTCCAGCAACACCGTCAGCGGAATTGGCTCAGGGTGCGGGCCCTCGGCCGCGGCGGGGATCTGGCCGGCGACGCGGTGAACCGCTTCCAGCTTGAACGAAGCCTTCGGCGGTTCGCCGTCAAGTCGGACGAGACCCTGGTCGATTGCGCGACGGATCCGCGAGCGACTCACCCCCGGCAGGGCCGCGGCAAGATAGACGTCCAACCGTTGCCCGACGTCGGCTGGCCCTGTGGTCAGATCAAAGGACTCGACCGCCTCGGGCGACAGCGCGGGCCCGGGAGGGGGCGGGACGAGCTCCGGCAAATCGGCAAGGTCGCCGTCGTCGTCCCACGGCAACAAGGGAGCGTCGCTCATTGCTCAGCCGCGGCGTCGCTCTCGTCGGCCGCGTCGTCGTCGGCGTCCGCATCGGCGGCAGGCGACTTGTCGGCGGGCTCCGCGTCCTTGTCGTCGTAGCGCGCGTCGCCTTGAGCCTCGGACAACCCGCCGAGGATTTCTTCCAACGAGCGGGTCGGATCGAACTCCATCTCGCCCGTGGCGTCGGCGGCCGGTTCCCCGGGGCTGAACTGCGGTCGCACCCCCGGCGTGCCAGGCCCGGTCGCGCTGCGCGGCAACTCGAACTTAGCCGTCGCGAGCCACTTCACCGCATCGATGCCGGAAGTGCGCTCCAACGATTCGATCCGGTCCTGGGCGATTTCCTTGAACTCGCCTTCGACCCGCTGATACGCGGCGATCGCCTCGTCGACTTCGCTCCGCAACTCGTGCACGCGGGCGAGTCCGAGCCGGGCGCGGTTGCGAATTTCGTCGCTGGAGGCGCTCGCGGAGAACTGGCGGTAAATCCCGGCCACGGCGTCAATCTTGTCGCTCGCCGCCTCCGGGCGGATCAGAGCGTCATTGGCGGCAATCCTGAGCTGCCTGTCGGCCCACGTGACGGCGGCCCATTCTTGCGTCGCCAAGCCGGCGTAGGTCTCGTCTTCGATCAACTTTTGCACGCCGGTCAGCTCCAGTTCGCTGGAGAGCATCGCGGATTGCAGGGCTTCCCAGGCGGCTTGCTCCTGCTTCAACTGCGAGTTGCGCCAGTACGACAGCGCGGCGAACAGCAGCAAAACGGCCCCGATCGCCGCCAGGATTTGGTTCGTATACGGGCGGAACTTTTCGAGTCCGAGCTCCAGGTCCTTGGCCAGGGTGTTCGTTTGGAGCTCGTGACGGCGTTCGGTGCGCATGGCGGAGGAGGTTTCGATGCGTTGCGACGGGAGAAAGAGACGAACTTGCGGAGGCGTCAGGACGCCTGCGGCGAGTCGTAAGTGTAGATGCCCGTTGCACCTGCGGTCAAGGCGACCACGCCGGCGCCCCAGGCGGCACGGCGACAGGAAGTAGGTCGCGACCGCCGAACGGCGCAGGCGCCCAGGCGGCGCAAGTCCGTCGAGTCAGCATGCCTCGTGCAGGCTACGACCGAGGAATCGCCCAGACCGGGTTCGCGGCCGAATCGATCAACTGCGGGACGACCCAGCCGCGCACCTTGCGGGCCGTGCGACTCGCTTCGGGGTTGCGAGGTTCCGTGCGCCGCGGATGGCGGATCAACTCGTAGTGCCGCACGATATCCTGCTCCGAGAGCGGATGGGGATAGACGGCCAATTCGTCGATTTGGCCGATAAATCGGCGATAGTTCTGCTTTTCGTCCAGTTGTCCGACCAGCAGCCGCCAGCCGCTGGCCAGCGGGGTCGGGTCGACGCCGGTCGCGCTCAGCTTGCCGTTGACGTACAGCTTGAGCCGATCGCCCTCCTTGACGGCGACGACGTGCTGCCACCGGCGCAGATCGTACAACTCTTCGGAAAAGACCGAGGTCCCCGAGCCGGCCACGTCGCTCGGCGGGTTGCGGTGGAGGAACCGCAAGCGGCCCGGATGCTCGATCGACGACTCAGCGGCGCGGGGGCCGCCTAATTCCAACAGCAACGCATGCGGACTTCTCCAGTCGGGCTCCGGCGGCGGACAAATCAAGGCGACCAGCGAGCACCAATGGTAGTGGCTCGGCTTAATCCACGCTTCCACCGCGTAACCGGCGTCGAACGACTCGCGAATCGGCTCCTCCGACACCAGATAGGTCGAATACGCCTCGTCGGTCAGCGCCGCCCCGAGGTCGAGATACTGATTGCTGCGGTCGCGAATCATCTCCGCGACGCCGACGACGCGACCGTGGTAGCGATCCGCCGCCGCGTTGTTGATTCGCTGCGGGTTCTTGTCCTCGAACCGCCAGTAAATCAACGGCTGCGCGGCGAGCACCTCGCGGGCGTACTCCCGCGTCACATGCAGTCCGTCCGAACCCATCGACGTCTGCGAAGCAAAGGCTCCCGGCGACGATTCCCCGCGCACCATGCTCACCATGCCGTCGGCGTTGGCCGCGACCCGCAGCGACTCGCCCGCCTTGACTCCGACCCGCTTCACGCCGGTGGAATCCGCGGTCCACGGGAGCGAGACGAACGCCTGGCCGGTGAAGACATGCAACTCGACGTCTCCCCCCGCAATCGCGATTCCCAGCGAGGCGTCGGAGGCGACTTCGATTTGGCCGTTCGGGGTCGTCAGGATGAACTGCGAATCGGTCGACTTGACTTCGGCAGTGAGTTTGCCGTGGCTGAGGCTGGCGCCTCGCTCGGCCGTCAGCACCAACCCTGCGGGGCCCTCGATGCTGAGCGCCGCGCGCCCGCCCGTCCAGTCGACTTGCAACTCGGCGAGGCCTTCGAGCAGATTCAACGTCTCGCCCGTGTGGAGCGTGTCGTTGGTCAGGTAGGCCGCTCGGCCGTCGAGATTCCACAGGCACGCCGTCCCTTGGACGAACCGGGCCGCGTAACGGGGTTCGCCGAGCGAACCAGGTTCCGCGAGCGAAGGGGCCGTGTACTCGCGCTGCGAGAACTGGCGACTGGCCTGTCCGAAGCCCAGCGTCCAGCCCGCCGCGACCGCCAGCAGCGCCGCCGCGGTCGCCCAATAGGACGACCTCGACGCGCGGGTCAGTCGCGCTCGCCACGCGGCCGTCGCGCCGGCGACCGGTCGGAATGCGGGATCGCGTTGCGGAACCGTGCCGGTCGATGTCCCCGCCGACTTGGCCGAACTGGCCGTGGCGACGATCTGCTCCAACAAATCGGCCCGCATGCTGCCGCCGTTGCGCGACTTCGTGCTGTACCAGGTCAGCCACGATTCCTGGCTCATGACGTCGACGACGAACGACGCCAAAGACGGGTCGGCCAGGATTCGCCGATTGACCTCTGCCAGTTCATCGAGCGTGGCGTTGCCGTCAACGGCGGCCATCAGAATCCGCGTGACGTCGTATTCCACGCGAGAGTCGTCGTTTTTCATGACGCGTTCTCCTTGGCCATGACTCGGCCCACGCATTCTCGCAGCGCCACATGGATGCGCGCCAGCGAGCGATAAATCGAATGCACCGACGCGGCTTCCTTCCGGGCGATCTCTTTCGGACGGTGCTGCAAATAATAACGTTGTTGAATCAGCGTGCGATCCTTTGCGGCCAGTTTGTCGAGGCACTCCTCGAGCGCCGCCCGCCGGGCGGTCAGGTGCTCGGACCGGCACAACAGGTCGTCGGCCAGCAGGGTCAAAACTTCCTCGCTCATGATCTGGAGCCGCTGGTTGGCGCGCCGGAGGTGCAGAATCTCGAAATAGGCGACTTTGCAGGCCCAGGCGTAAAACGAGCCCTCGGGGTCGTACTCGGAGAACTTTCTCCAGAGCACGACGCACGTGTCTTGGAACACCTCTTCCGCGTCCGACGAGTTGAACACGAGCGTCGAGATGAACTCGAACACCCGGCGCGAATGTTGCGAGAACAGTCGCAAAAACTCAGTATGCCGCTCCTGCTCGGAACTGTCGGATTCGAAATCGGATGTGGTCAAGGCAATACGCTCCGTCGCGACGACGTCCGTTCTCTTGGGAACTCTGCCAATGGGGTCCGCCGCACTTGAGACCCTCTCAGTTGTGACCGGCCAAGCGCACTCCGTCCAGGCGCGCAGCCGACGGATGCCGAACACGGGATCGCCCGAAATTGCAAGGTTCCACTGTGTATCACCCGAGGGACCGAGCCTTTTGCGGCGAATCCCGCCAGAAAGACGCTCAAGCTCAACCGACTGCCGCTGGGGCTCCCCTCTGGGAGCGACCAGACGCTTTCGGGGAAACTTTCTCGTTTTTTTTGCGTAATTGTCGCGAAAGCGAGGGCCGGTGTGGGGATTAACAGATAGCCCGAAGGTCTACCGACCTGCAGGCAAGACATGATCGGTCGGTTCCGACTGGGTCGGAGCGGGGTTTCGCGAGGGCAGACGCGAATCCGGCGACCGT
The window above is part of the Pirellulales bacterium genome. Proteins encoded here:
- a CDS encoding PAS domain-containing protein, producing the protein MITHAMTKEERNQAECVYQSQLSALRQQTNRVLVRLLLCEWVLSVILAIWVSPVAWSGAEHSLHVHVFAGVVLGGILAIWPAMLVRFANEDRSTRFVVCTAQVMFSALLIHLTGGRIETHFHVFGSLAIIAFYRDLWVFLPAVGFVAIDHLVRGAFWPESVYGVIAAAPWRTFEHTVWVLFETVFLLWGVAQSQRQLWTLALLQVSLQRECSLLEIRVAQRTAEAREKQMHLDSVLAALPTPIYWQSVEGKYEGCNAAFARHLGLVAPQDVVGKSDRDLPWQAESEEMNARAVSDVLTATEPLTTEEVHQLPDGPKTVVASRTVLGATTGELKGVLGTYTDITDRKALETQVLQLQKQEALGQLAAGIAHEINTPMQCVSGNVEFLKNSCNRLFAVIDSYTKALDLPERNWHVRMDEINQVVKATRFEHIRDQVPEAIQEASEAVKRVIEIVRAMKSMSHPGTQDRVGVDVNELIKNAGTISRNRWKDYADVRYEFDESIGTAFLFPAEINQVLLNMIVNAADAIAEKGDEGNRGTITIRTAQQNSDLLLEIEDTGCGMSDEVRRRIFEPFFTTKDVGKGTGQGLAITYDAIARRHGGTIEVSSAVGLGTTFRIRLPQSLSSVDGESCGQEAVVADGA
- a CDS encoding LamG domain-containing protein, translating into MKNDDSRVEYDVTRILMAAVDGNATLDELAEVNRRILADPSLASFVVDVMSQESWLTWYSTKSRNGGSMRADLLEQIVATASSAKSAGTSTGTVPQRDPAFRPVAGATAAWRARLTRASRSSYWATAAALLAVAAGWTLGFGQASRQFSQREYTAPSLAEPGSLGEPRYAARFVQGTACLWNLDGRAAYLTNDTLHTGETLNLLEGLAELQVDWTGGRAALSIEGPAGLVLTAERGASLSHGKLTAEVKSTDSQFILTTPNGQIEVASDASLGIAIAGGDVELHVFTGQAFVSLPWTADSTGVKRVGVKAGESLRVAANADGMVSMVRGESSPGAFASQTSMGSDGLHVTREYAREVLAAQPLIYWRFEDKNPQRINNAAADRYHGRVVGVAEMIRDRSNQYLDLGAALTDEAYSTYLVSEEPIRESFDAGYAVEAWIKPSHYHWCSLVALICPPPEPDWRSPHALLLELGGPRAAESSIEHPGRLRFLHRNPPSDVAGSGTSVFSEELYDLRRWQHVVAVKEGDRLKLYVNGKLSATGVDPTPLASGWRLLVGQLDEKQNYRRFIGQIDELAVYPHPLSEQDIVRHYELIRHPRRTEPRNPEASRTARKVRGWVVPQLIDSAANPVWAIPRS
- a CDS encoding RluA family pseudouridine synthase → MSDAPLLPWDDDGDLADLPELVPPPPGPALSPEAVESFDLTTGPADVGQRLDVYLAAALPGVSRSRIRRAIDQGLVRLDGEPPKASFKLEAVHRVAGQIPAAAEGPHPEPIPLTVLLEDEHLVVVDKPPGMVVHPAKGHWAGTLASALVHRFGQLSTTGGAARPGIVHRLDRDTSGVIVVAKHDAAHTELARQFHDRTVQKEYLAIVAGRLDRDRDLIDRAIGPHPTSREKMALRPEHPDSRPAQTFYEAVERYPGFALVRAQPKTGRTHQIRLHLAHVGVPVLCDRLYGGRAKITLGELRAITRCKRLGAGQADSWVMLERQALHAHRIAFTHPATGKPVEATAPLPADLQAVVSVLRESRELG
- a CDS encoding sigma-70 family RNA polymerase sigma factor, whose product is MFGIRRLRAWTECAWPVTTERVSSAADPIGRVPKRTDVVATERIALTTSDFESDSSEQERHTEFLRLFSQHSRRVFEFISTLVFNSSDAEEVFQDTCVVLWRKFSEYDPEGSFYAWACKVAYFEILHLRRANQRLQIMSEEVLTLLADDLLCRSEHLTARRAALEECLDKLAAKDRTLIQQRYYLQHRPKEIARKEAASVHSIYRSLARIHVALRECVGRVMAKENAS
- the mscL gene encoding large-conductance mechanosensitive channel protein MscL; translated protein: MLKEFKEFAMRGNVVDMAVGIVIGGAFGKIVTSLVEKVFAPLTAYLTGNSDVSDMAWQLPPVVEGGSSASIGWGAVAQALLDFVIVAFALFLVIKAMNTLKKKEQAAPAAPPEDVVLLREIRDALAKR
- a CDS encoding response regulator encodes the protein MTAKILFVDDDPTLLRSIERNLCMDYDIELAESGSEGLTKIASTEAYSVVVSDMRMPKMNGIQFINEARKIAPDTVYIMLTGNQDVNTATQAVNEGNVFRFLNKPCQMEDIRKTLELAQRQYELVVGEKQLLHRTFVGAVGVLTDVIESLQPNLVQQSGRVGAVVKELEGRLDIPERWESRLAGRLAFLGLALLPDPLQRQFCFLSPVDPEAPQLMGAVAESSARLIERIPRLDDVAQIIRLQLQVDGQLPSGGDERQRNLKLAAALLRIGTHWAALIGNGMNNTAAVQELKQAFPKIDPRLCIALSEMDEDASSPETVEVDVDHLREGMIIATDVVSPDGALLLRKGRRLTRAVIEKIHLHSSDSRKRRMLTVVKLPEDQYGAFPLRSPGIGSFAVNENAFG